A single window of Leishmania panamensis strain MHOM/PA/94/PSC-1 chromosome 35 sequence DNA harbors:
- a CDS encoding endonuclease/exonuclease protein-like protein (TriTrypDB/GeneDB-style sysID: LpmP.35.5390) — translation MFLISWNVAGWSSTSQAIRESFGSIHDFFACTEADIICLQECKGTLAKLNASPMGMGASDPPISRRPVVTPLERLVTLQERRRLTGSGEGGASAVSSGGGDGGSNDGIEGWESFWSFSGKQHRGFNGVVTFARKGITWRCDNQPFTQDEFNEEGRAVVTHHSAFVLVNVYVPNARSGARHAFKFRFLRALEEKMEQLRTETGKPVILVGDLNMTYGAYDAAWSLRRIHLGALLQLQAFAETEGDTTWTAAFPHLSKAALKRVTNMIANHLCAQMQEIAACMESSAVTAALPSLPISPSLTASSSGTGAVSVDTEVNTGDNAIDRVALQQLCALLPPRGSGSSAKGAHNYEAPPVSMRTLYDVGFRCAYAAELVKSFPCPHNNELYAVVRFCGLAPHSDASAEFMGRLLQLPLSVSSSPMRQGQPWLASTDGVIHQAGLSRTRMWDTFLLTKEVIDAWSTAPADSPLIDAMLLRELECPKLQPYCPCPYTCWDQSRNRRLENEGTRIDYILVDSALLPAVVCRAETANNVLAGMPERRSSTSIALQPSTDRDDFFSELHGARYRDGVMRAMANGAYPPAPFDGTGMPALCEYARELCFAGLPSTGLFVTPPQLSDHIGVGLLLNLTALGTASELLQRSGKVVEDHKCMYRPPVGLHTFFAAAAAKKAPAPVTTLPAQGEEATDGKGVCEADGRAAGYKRRIDSSPLLASFDSSPSARTDPAIHKSRTETGAVVARGDPAPRIIDVD, via the coding sequence ATGTTCCTGATCAGCTGGAACGTGGCGGGGTGGTCCTCCACCTCGCAGGCGATTCGCGAGAGCTTTGGTAGCATTCATGACTTCTTTGCCTGCACCGAGGCGGACATCATTTGCCTTCAGGAGTGTAAAGGCACGCTAGCGAAGCTGAACGCGTCTCCGATGGGCATGGGGGCCAGTGATCCACCTATAAGCCGCCGACCCGTTGTCACTCCCCTGGAGCGGCTGGTGACTCTACAGGAACGGCGACGGTTGACTGGGTCCGGTGAGGGTGGCGCATCCGCTGTcagtagcggcggcggtgacggtggcagCAACGATGGCATTGAGGGTTGGGAGTCGTTCTGGTCCTTTAGCggcaagcagcaccgcggctTCAACGGTGTCGTGACATTTGCGCGGAAAGGGATCACATGGCGGTGCGACAACCAGCCCTTTACACAAGACGAATTCAATGAAGAGGGCCGCGCCGTGGTGACACACCACAGCGCCTTTGTGCTGGTGAACGTCTACGTGCCAAATGCTCGCAGTGGGGCTCGACACGCCTTCAAGTTCCGTTTTCTTCGCGCCTTAGAGGAGAAAATGGAGCAACTGCGCACCGAGACAGGGAAGCCAGTCATCCTCGTGGGCGATCTGAACATGACGTATGGCGCCTACGACGCCGCCTGGTCACTGCGACGCATTCATCTCGGCGCTCTCCTGCAGTTGCAGGCGTTCGCCGAGACCGAGGGGGACACCACGTGGACTGCCGCGTTCCCTCATCTTTCAAAAGCGGCCCTCAAGCGAGTGACGAACATGATCGCAAATCACTTGTGTGCACAGATGCAAGAGATTGCCGCGTGCatggagagcagcgctgtAACGGCGGCGTTGCCTTCTTTGCCCATCTCGCCGTCCTTGACCGCGTCGTCATCTGGCACTGGTGCTGTTTCGGTTGATACAGAAGTCAACACGGGTGACAACGCGATCGATCGagtggcactgcagcagctctgcgcgCTTCTCCCGCCGCGGGGCTCAGGCAGCAGTGCCAAGGGAGCTCACAATTACGAGGCACCACCAGTGTCGATGCGGACCCTTTACGATGTCGGCTTTCGCTGCGCGTACGCCGCCGAGCTCGTGAAGAGTTTCCCGTGCCCCCACAACAACGAGCTATACGCTGTAGTGCGCTTCTGCGGACTAGCCCCGCACTCGGATGCGTCGGCAGAGTTCATGGGTcggcttctccagctccccCTGTCggtgtcctcctcgccaatGCGCCAAGGGCAGCCATGGCTAGCGTCTACCGATGGGGTGATTCATCAAGCAGGCCTTTCGCGAACACGCATGTGGGACACCTTTTTGCTCACAAAGGAGGTGATTGATGCGTGGTCTACAGCTCCGGCAGACTCACCACTGATTGATGCCATGCTACTGCGCGAGTTGGAGTGCCCAAAGCTGCAGCCCTACTGCCCCTGCCCGTACACTTGCTGGGATCAGTCACGCAACCGCCGCCTCGAAAACGAGGGCACGCGCATCGACTACATCCTTGTCGACTCCGCTCTGCTCCCTGCTGTGGTGTGCCGTGCAGAGACAGCCAACAACGTCCTTGCCGGAATGCCGGAGCGGAGATCATCGACGTCTATTGCGCTACAACCATCAACAGATCGAGATGATTTTTTTAGCGAGCTGCATGGAGCTCGCTACCGCGATGGCGTGATGCGTGCAATGGCCAATGGCGCCTACCCGCCGGCGCCCTTCGATGGAACTGGAATGCCGGCACTGTGCGAGTATGCGCGGGAGCTGTGCTTTGCTGGCTTGCCCTCTACGGGTCTCTTTGTGACCCCACCGCAGCTCAGCGATCACATTGGAGTGGGTCTTCTCCTGAACCTGACTGCACTCGGCACGGCGAgcgagctgcttcagcgttCCGGCAAGGTGGTCGAGGACCACAAGTGCATGTATCGACCGCCCGTTGGGCTCCACACCTTcttcgccgcggcggccgccaagAAGGCTCCGGCCCCCGTCACcacgctgccggcgcaggGGGAAGAGGCCACGGATGGCAAAGGAGTGTGCGAGGCAGATGGCAGAGCAGCCGGGTACAAACGAAGAATCGACAGCAGCCCATTGCTTGCTTCCTTTGACTCCAGTCCGAGCGCCAGGACCGATCCAGCAATACACAAGTCTCGCACTGAAACCGGTGCCGTCGTTGCTCGTGGCGACCCAGCGCCGCGCATAATCGACGTGGATTAG
- a CDS encoding hypothetical protein (TriTrypDB/GeneDB-style sysID: LpmP.35.5400) — translation MNPTGSSTALGERCELSEQEVLDWMSRRGFIQAYAALIAETSSPALAHDDFPTRQCFTCDGAAEVTTSGMVSTPTDVQAALRDSVMEALSAYRDLVGNSNVFAMLELWDPQLCSRYVQRSAERSEAELSRLEGLAQAVEEANVQLRTRERELDGQVKQIVAIIAERLQTLASSVDPMRKDILLPLLRTVAVLGSSGTVRAAARHMILTLYKRPMMEHRMAIVQEWLRVAQEASSRTLEQELIPELYTLVNAQVFERRLLALDCAAAVAPMLRRSPQVRYSLCQGLLRPLCEDDTSAVRRELPRCLSLLWGDATTNDTTTTMDPSASAGAVSRSTIEGGLPSDTSAVHSAVTRTSADRLSGASTVSLSLTQKTFFMELLVHLATDSSSRTVRQAAQTQLCEVLYPVFLRDGVLLTQFVPLLLTFIEMEARQQLLLKGPDKGNSNTAALGASNASAKAAAGGESQKGVSDESNTSAAAALSLSNIMTLAQLLHAALRCAAADVLHSREAEGRRDRCRASNDSQTLSSLSSAYVRVVLPIAYNLLCLLLSKVRFVSLTIGEEGGTLNGSDASTRLCGPLCALCATLASLVPLLDAQVWQDVVHYLKRSLASDPQDGVMATPVTESTSVVVAASSPSESLEPLSLQNAPDASLTEQDLVKGRLLFVFSFFLFLCGDAVTLPQGVTGASADGATAPETRETTGIDGSSLSTAPLLKPFTPKHIQSESLHFVAGSISLKSEDISCPRSASLVACVQCVAALAPFAMESHEVASGISGLANFLVASPEVRQRLTAVVLAHDTCAVLANERLKVALLIEPLMPLLKDLQPAVQDAALSGILSVSIALTEPRAQEKVIRPVLRVADASGCTSRFTRCLLQQFYQLMQRMPAEPREVLLYPHLSVLMDRLAELYVERVSQEGFAAAPAAAASSPTLSASVGARSTRYESTDAKQRDLGVHDWEETMLALQALLNSIVKCAVVTPTLVYRYLLPSIQQLSSDGILSGCSPAVRSRWLRLQKNYQIFMENNTNRLAPSGAVSTDGKPKVSTLLDRFKNELKRHL, via the coding sequence ATGAACCCCACCGGTTCTTCTACAGCGCTGGGCGAGAGATGTGAGTTGTCGGAGCAAGAGGTGCTGGACTGGATGAGCCGCCGCGGGTTCATCCAGGCTTACGCTGCGCTCATTGCGGAAACGTCAtcgccggcgctggcgcatGATGACTTCCCTACCAGGCAGTGCTTTACGTGCGACGGTGCCGCGGAGGTGACGACAAGTGGTATGGTTTCGACACCCACCGATGTTCAAGCGGCGTTGCGCGACAGTGTCATGGAGGCTCTCTCCGCATACAGGGACTTGGTGGGCAACAGCAACGTGTTCGCCATGCTGGAACTTTGGGACCCTCAGCTTTGCTCTCGCTACGTGCAGCGATCAGCGGAGCGTAGTGAGGCGGAGCTCAGCAGGTTAGAGGGGTTGGCGCAGGCGGTCGAGGAAGCCAATGTGCAGCTTCGCACCCGCGAGCGCGAACTGGACGGCCAAGTGAAGCAGATTGTAGCCATCATTGCAGAACGTCTGCAAACATTGGCCAGCTCGGTGGATCCGATGCGCAAGGATATTCTTCTTCCGCTGCTTCGTACTGTGGCGGTGCTAGGCTCATCCGGTACggtgcgcgctgcggcgAGGCACATGATACTAACTCTCTACAAGCGGCCGATGATGGAGCATCGAATGGCCATCGTGCAGGAATGGCTCCGTGTTGCCCAGGAGGCATCATCGAGAACGCTGGAACAGGAGCTGATCCCCGAGTTGTATACTCTAGTCAACGCTCAGGTGTTTGAGCGGCGGTTGCTAGCTCTcgactgcgcagctgctgtggcgccgaTGCTGCGACGCTCTCCGCAGGTGCGCTACTCACTGTGTCAGGGTTTGTTGAGGCCATTATGTGAGGACGACACATCCGCGGTACGCCGGGAGTTGCCACGGTGTCTCTCCTTGCTTTGGGGTGACGCAACGACCAATGACACCACGACCACTATGGACCCATCTGCGTCGGCAGGTGCCGTGTCGAGGTCAACTATCGAGGGCGGATTACCATCGGACACAAGCGCCGTGCATTCAGCTGTAACACGCACGTCTGCTGACCGCTTGTCTGGCGCCAGCACCGTGTCCTTGTCGCTGACACAGAAGACCTTTTTCATGGAACTTCTTGTGCACTTGGCGactgacagcagcagccgaacGGTGCGTCAGGCGGCCCAGACGCAGTTATGCGAGGTCCTCTATCCTGTTTTTCTCCGAGACggagtgctgctgacgcagTTCGTGCCTCTGTTGCTGACCTTCATCGAGATGGAGgcaaggcagcagctgctgctcaaggGGCCAGACAaaggcaacagcaacactGCCGCTTTGGGTGCCTCCAACGCATCTGCCAAGGCAGCCGCAGGCGGGGAAAGTCAGAAAGGCGTCTCGGATGAATCAAACACGTCTGCAGCCGCGGCACTCTCTCTCAGTAACATCATGACACTCGCCCAGCTTCTTCACGCGGCActtcgctgcgctgctgcagacgtgCTGCACAGTCGTGAGGCCGAGGGCCGCCGTGATCGATGCAGGGCCAGCAATGATTCGCAGACCTTATCTTCACTATCATCCGCCTATGTGCGTGTTGTGCTTCCCATTGCCTACAATCTGCTCTGCCTCCTACTATCCAAGGTCCGCTTCGTGTCTCTGACCATAGGTGAGGAAGGTGGAACGCTGAATGGCAGCGATGCAAGTACCCGCTTGTGCGGCCCGCTGTGCGCGTTGTGCGCCACGCTTGCGTCTTTGGTGCCGCTACTTGATGCACAAGTGTGGCAGGACGTGGTGCACTACTTGAAAAGGTCGCTGGCATCTGATCCACAGGATGGCGTTATGGCTACCCCAGTAACTGAGAGCACTTCAGTAGTGGTAGCAGCATCGTCACCTTCAGAGTCGCTAGAACCTCTCTCGCTACAAAACGCACCGGATGCTTCCCTGACTGAGCAGGATCTGGTGAAGGGGCGACTGCTCtttgtgttttccttcttcctcttcctctgcggtGACGCCGTGACACTGCCGCAAGGGGTCACAGGTGCCAGCGCTGACGGCGCTACAGCGCCGGAGACGAGGGAGACGACCGGCATCGAtggctcctctctttccacggCACCGCTTTTGAAGCCCTTCACTCCCAAGCACATCCAAAGTGAGAGTCTCCACTTCGTTGCAGGGAGCATCTCTCTGAAAAGCGAGGACATCAGCTGCCCCCGTTCTGCATCTCTTGTGGCGTGCGTTCAGTGCGTTGCAGCCTTGGCTCCGTTTGCGATGGAGAGTCACGAGGTAGCGTCTGGCATTTCAGGGCTGGCGAACTTCCTCGTGGCCTCGCcagaggtgcggcagcgtctgACGGCTGTGGTGCTAGCCCACGACACCTGCGCTGTGCTTGCAAACGAACGCTTGAAAGTGGCCCTGTTGATTGAGCCTCTCATGCCCCTTCTCAAGGACCTGCAGCCAGCTGTGCAAGATGCCGCCTTGTCTGGAATCCTTTCCGTCTCGATCGCCCTGACGGAGCCGCGGGCGCAAGAGAAGGTGATTCGACCCGTGCTGCGCGTGGCGGACGCGAGCGGGTGTACCTCGCGTTTCACCCGCTGTCTGCTACAGCAGTTCTATCAGCTCATGCAGCGCATGCCGGCCGAGCCACGCGAAGTGCTTCTATACCCACATCTATCTGTACTCATGGACCGCCTTGCCGAGCTGTACGTGGAGCGGGTATCTCAGGAGGGgtttgctgcagcaccggcggcagcggcatcgtcgCCCACGTTATCGGCATCAGTGGGTGCAAGAAGCACTCGATACGAAAGTACTGACGCCAAACAGCGTGACCTCGGTGTACACGACTGGGAGGAGACAATGCTCGCGCTTCAAGCGCTGCTGAACAGCATTGTGAAGTGCGCGGTGGTGACGCCGACGCTCGTGTATCGGTACCTCCTGCCTAGCATCCAGCAATTGTCCAGCGACGGTATCTTGTCTGGGTGCAGCCCGGCAGTGCGGTCACGCTGGCTGCGCCTGCAGAAGAATTACCAGATCTTTATGGAGAACAACACCAACCGGCTCGCTCCGAGTGGTGCCGTCTCGACTGACGGAAAACCAAAGGTCAGTACACTGCTGGATCGCTTCAAAAATGAGCTGAAGCGGCATCTCTGA
- a CDS encoding hypothetical protein (TriTrypDB/GeneDB-style sysID: LpmP.35.5410), translated as MYTEGEQCAAVKRLTREELQRSVDRLSHSHRPEVELKPLVPRSTITKEALDKRIHHLYDESLERRQREREEVAQQVDAAIKRDATITVTKITPREEEALVCHLYDETLAMKKRNFDRLYEHETSHYERNTPKLTVKKQMSATDRLYREGMARERKKHIALYEKYVVGRHQPPLLRPAAELAASAEKMTRGEGVIS; from the coding sequence ATGTACACGGAGGGGGAGCAGTGCGCAGCTGTTAAACGCTTGACGAGAGAGGAACTGCAGCGAAGCGTAGATCGTCTCAGTCATAGCCACCGGCCCGAGGTCGAGCTGAAGCCGCTTGTGCCGCGCAGCACTATCACCAAAGAGGCGCTCGACAAGCGCATTCATCATCTCTACGACGAGTCTCTggagcgacggcagcgtgaacgcgaggaggtggcgcagcaggtggaCGCTGCGATAAAGAGGGATGCCACCATCACAGTGACCAAAATTACCCCtcgggaggaggaggccctAGTGTGCCACCTCTACGACGAGACCTTGGCTATGAAAAAGAGGAACTTCGACCGGCTGTACGAGCACGAGACCTCGCACTACGAGCGCAACACGCCAAAGCTGACGGTCAAGAAACAAATGTCCGCGACAGACCGTCTCTACCGCGAAGGGATGGCACGGGAGCGTAAGAAGCACATCGCTTTGTACGAGAAATACGTTGTTGGTCGTCACCAGCCGCCATTGCTGCGCCCTGCGGCTGAGTTAGCGGCATCTGCTGAGAAGATGACGAGGGGCGAGGGTGTGATCTCTTGa